A stretch of Caballeronia sp. NK8 DNA encodes these proteins:
- a CDS encoding urea ABC transporter substrate-binding protein translates to MLLKPSGWMRLALTAGLAMTSLASSAADPVKIGLLEDASGNFALATIPKIHATQLAVEEINAKGGILGRPVTLIAYDTQSDNTKFQELARRLVQTDKPDVIFGAFSSASREAIRPIMDRAHQLYWYDNQYEGGVCDTNTFVTGAVPEQQFSTLIPWMMQKYGKKVYTIAADYNFGQISAEWVRNIVKENGGTMVGEEFIPLSVSQFGQTIQNIQKAKPDFVVTLLVGANQASYYEQQASAHLNLPMASSVNVGQAYEHKRFKPPALKDMYVTANYVEEVDSPASNDFKKRFHAKFPNEPYINQEAANAYDAIYLYKAAVEKAKSTNQDAVRKALESGDICTEGAQGKVCIDPKSHHASHTIYLVHVKEDHSVDIPKVWNDVQPYWLGKVGCDLPNKPDHRQYTPSNLPKKS, encoded by the coding sequence ATGTTGCTGAAGCCGTCGGGCTGGATGCGTCTCGCCCTCACCGCAGGACTTGCAATGACGTCGCTCGCATCGAGCGCGGCCGACCCCGTGAAGATCGGCCTGCTGGAGGACGCCTCGGGTAACTTCGCACTGGCGACCATACCGAAGATCCACGCCACGCAGCTCGCGGTCGAAGAGATCAACGCGAAGGGCGGCATCCTCGGACGTCCCGTGACGCTGATCGCCTACGACACGCAATCGGACAACACCAAGTTTCAGGAGCTTGCACGGCGTCTCGTCCAGACGGACAAGCCGGATGTGATCTTCGGCGCTTTCTCCAGCGCGTCGCGCGAAGCGATCCGCCCGATCATGGACCGCGCGCATCAGCTCTACTGGTACGACAACCAGTACGAAGGCGGTGTCTGTGACACGAACACCTTCGTGACCGGCGCGGTGCCGGAGCAGCAATTCTCGACGCTCATTCCCTGGATGATGCAGAAGTACGGCAAGAAGGTGTACACCATCGCCGCCGACTACAACTTCGGGCAGATCTCCGCGGAATGGGTGCGCAATATCGTCAAGGAAAACGGCGGCACCATGGTCGGCGAGGAATTCATTCCGCTCTCGGTATCGCAGTTCGGCCAGACGATCCAGAACATCCAGAAGGCGAAACCGGACTTCGTGGTCACGTTGCTGGTCGGGGCGAATCAGGCGTCGTATTACGAGCAGCAGGCTTCGGCGCATCTGAATCTGCCGATGGCGAGTTCGGTCAACGTCGGTCAGGCGTATGAGCACAAACGCTTCAAACCGCCCGCGCTCAAGGACATGTACGTGACGGCGAACTACGTCGAGGAAGTCGATTCGCCCGCGAGCAACGACTTCAAGAAGCGCTTCCACGCGAAGTTCCCGAACGAACCGTATATCAACCAGGAAGCGGCGAACGCCTACGACGCCATCTATCTCTACAAGGCCGCCGTAGAAAAGGCCAAGTCGACGAATCAGGATGCAGTGCGCAAGGCCCTCGAGAGCGGCGACATCTGCACGGAAGGCGCGCAAGGCAAGGTCTGCATCGATCCGAAGAGTCATCACGCGAGTCACACCATCTATCTCGTGCACGTGAAGGAAGATCACTCCGTCGATATTCCGAAGGTCTGGAACGACGTGCAGCCGTACTGGCTCGGGAAGGTCGGCTGCGATCTGCCGAACAAGCCGGATCACCGTCAGTACACGCCGTCGAATCTGCCGAAGAAGTCCTGA
- a CDS encoding prevent-host-death protein encodes MPIADRVKPLITTRNGEAKLVVQDARTCEATQQTIALLKILEIGQKRIDRGEYADGDAFFAELDHLDRQRRLA; translated from the coding sequence ATGCCTATCGCCGATCGCGTAAAGCCGCTCATCACGACGCGGAATGGCGAAGCGAAACTTGTCGTTCAGGATGCGCGGACCTGCGAAGCCACGCAGCAGACAATCGCGCTCCTGAAGATTCTCGAAATCGGCCAGAAGCGGATCGACCGCGGCGAATACGCCGACGGCGACGCATTCTTTGCGGAACTCGACCACCTCGACCGCCAGCGGAGACTCGCCTAG
- a CDS encoding MFS transporter, translated as MRNRRIFIYIFLFSLTSINYIDRVALSVAAQPIAHEFGISPIQMGFLLSSFIWTYFASLIIWGLALDRWGTRYVNAIGMAIFSLATVATGFAWSYASILVTRLVMGAGEASSYPAGGKVIREWMPARERGIAAATLNSGSYAGPAIGALVVAWAVQLFGWRTGFVLVGSSGAIWLVCWLKWFRKPEFASFIDDEERALILRERNGGMPDAPSGPTLSIPDLLKSVSVWGLLITQGFGSYAQFLFLTWLPSYLQTERHLDIVTSGYFTALPYALSVILALGIGKLSDRLLPVEAINKGGRRTMVAASMLLTSVVLATPFVDDMWVMVAVFTLSLTGAQAALAMNIALIGDLLPSSAEVGRGTGLLITGGASFAMIAPIATGYVVAITHSYNNAFYIAGALALAGALVSLLMTRSPIRRSDSVATVNEVSVGV; from the coding sequence ATGAGAAATCGCCGCATCTTCATCTACATATTTCTGTTTTCGCTCACGAGCATCAACTACATCGACCGCGTCGCGCTGTCGGTCGCCGCGCAGCCGATCGCGCACGAGTTCGGCATCAGCCCGATCCAGATGGGCTTTCTGTTGTCGTCGTTCATCTGGACGTACTTTGCGAGCCTGATTATCTGGGGTCTCGCGCTCGACCGCTGGGGCACGCGCTACGTCAACGCCATCGGCATGGCGATCTTCTCGCTCGCCACCGTCGCGACGGGCTTCGCGTGGAGCTACGCGTCGATCCTCGTCACGCGTCTCGTGATGGGCGCGGGCGAGGCGTCGTCGTATCCGGCGGGCGGCAAGGTGATCCGCGAATGGATGCCGGCGCGCGAACGCGGCATCGCGGCGGCGACGCTCAACAGCGGCTCGTACGCCGGGCCGGCGATCGGTGCGCTGGTCGTCGCGTGGGCGGTGCAGCTCTTCGGCTGGCGCACGGGCTTCGTGCTGGTCGGCAGCTCGGGCGCGATCTGGCTCGTCTGCTGGCTCAAGTGGTTCAGGAAGCCCGAGTTTGCGAGCTTCATCGACGACGAAGAGCGCGCGCTGATCCTGCGCGAGCGCAATGGCGGAATGCCCGACGCGCCGAGCGGCCCGACGCTCTCCATTCCCGACCTGCTGAAATCGGTGAGCGTGTGGGGTCTGCTCATCACGCAGGGCTTCGGTTCGTACGCACAGTTTCTGTTTCTCACGTGGCTGCCGAGTTATCTGCAGACGGAGCGGCATCTGGACATCGTGACGAGCGGCTATTTCACGGCGCTGCCGTATGCGCTTTCGGTGATTCTCGCGCTCGGGATCGGCAAGCTGAGCGATCGTCTGCTGCCGGTCGAAGCGATCAACAAGGGCGGACGGCGCACCATGGTGGCGGCGTCGATGCTGCTGACATCGGTCGTGCTCGCGACGCCTTTCGTCGATGACATGTGGGTGATGGTCGCCGTGTTCACGCTGTCGCTGACCGGCGCGCAGGCGGCGCTCGCGATGAACATCGCGCTGATCGGCGATTTGCTGCCGTCGTCGGCTGAAGTGGGACGCGGCACGGGCCTGCTGATCACGGGCGGCGCTTCGTTCGCGATGATCGCGCCGATCGCCACCGGCTATGTGGTCGCCATCACGCACAGCTACAACAACGCGTTTTATATCGCGGGTGCGCTCGCACTGGCCGGCGCGCTCGTGAGCCTGCTCATGACTCGCTCACCGATTCGCAGGTCCGACAGCGTCGCGACCGTCAACGAAGTATCGGTCGGCGTCTGA
- a CDS encoding branched-chain amino acid ABC transporter permease, whose translation MATLSVLYSLIYQFGDNFAYLVLAALGLAVIFGMMGVINLAHGEFIMCGAYVTIIAAKRGVPLPLAMLLGAFAAALAGVVIERLVIRHLYDRLFDSVVATWAISLIVQQTMLLVAGPSIEGIGTPFGSFSLGDYSFSTYRAVLPVIALAILFGLYLLFFKTNYGVCARATIQNASIAQCLGLRTDRLYTLTFALGAGLAGLTGALYAPTMTAVPTMGSNFIVQAFVSVVVGGANVIAGTTPAAGVLAIIQTALTASYGQLFGQIGLLVTVIVVIRLMPQGLGNLFTRLR comes from the coding sequence ATGGCCACCTTATCGGTTCTCTATTCGCTGATCTATCAGTTCGGCGACAACTTCGCGTATCTGGTGCTCGCGGCGCTGGGTCTCGCGGTGATCTTCGGCATGATGGGCGTCATCAATCTCGCGCATGGCGAGTTCATCATGTGCGGTGCGTACGTCACGATCATCGCGGCCAAGCGCGGCGTGCCGCTGCCGCTTGCGATGCTGCTCGGCGCGTTCGCGGCGGCGCTCGCGGGCGTGGTCATCGAACGGCTCGTCATTCGTCACCTGTACGACCGCCTGTTCGATTCCGTCGTGGCGACGTGGGCGATCAGTCTCATCGTGCAGCAGACGATGCTGCTCGTGGCCGGTCCGTCGATCGAAGGCATCGGCACGCCGTTCGGGTCGTTCTCGCTCGGCGACTACTCGTTCTCGACGTATCGCGCCGTGCTGCCGGTCATCGCGCTGGCGATCCTGTTCGGGCTCTATCTGCTGTTCTTCAAGACGAACTACGGCGTCTGCGCGCGCGCGACGATCCAGAACGCGAGCATCGCGCAATGTCTCGGCCTGCGCACGGACCGGCTCTATACGCTGACCTTCGCGCTGGGCGCGGGCCTGGCCGGACTCACCGGCGCGCTCTACGCGCCGACCATGACCGCGGTCCCGACGATGGGCAGCAACTTCATCGTGCAGGCGTTCGTGTCGGTGGTCGTCGGCGGCGCGAACGTCATCGCGGGTACAACGCCGGCCGCCGGCGTGCTCGCCATCATCCAGACCGCGCTGACGGCGTCGTATGGCCAGTTGTTCGGGCAGATCGGGCTGCTGGTCACGGTCATCGTCGTGATCCGGCTGATGCCGCAGGGCCTCGGCAATCTCTTCACCCGCTTGCGCTAG
- the murJ gene encoding murein biosynthesis integral membrane protein MurJ, with product MHQDHKRIARSAFVLLIFVLAGKCIGASKEMAIAYRYGINGTVDAYQLALTLVTWLPTLLTNELSVLLVPALVALRKDKSQQNGFLGELEGMGFVISLAFCLLLYLSWPYMAELVATSLSPSTRESVRQMILGMIPVGVLTFTICISASRLQASGRHINTLLECVPAIGLLIFVLAAQNSESIMPLVLGTSIGFVVQAVWLRILARRADGASDMPRVSMNAPQWPKTIRSMGTLMVGSVVAGLWLPVDQYFMAQQGDGAIATLGYANRLLSLLLSMGALAISRATLPILSEILFQGDHVRARSTALKWSGVMLTVGLLGACLAYVLAPYAIKLLFQKGAFTADDTLAVTTLFRFGLLQVPFYFGMCVLVQLFASEMRYRTISIVSLLGFSVKVLCNVLLVRLYGAQGVLLATGVGAACIHACYIYLARFRLSLASGRTGI from the coding sequence ATGCATCAGGATCACAAGCGAATCGCGAGAAGCGCGTTCGTTCTCCTGATCTTCGTTCTCGCCGGCAAGTGCATAGGCGCATCGAAGGAAATGGCGATCGCCTACCGCTATGGAATCAATGGCACTGTCGATGCCTATCAGCTTGCTCTCACACTCGTCACCTGGCTGCCCACTCTGCTCACCAACGAGCTGAGCGTGCTGCTCGTGCCGGCCCTCGTCGCGCTTCGCAAGGATAAATCGCAACAGAACGGATTTCTCGGCGAACTCGAAGGCATGGGGTTCGTTATTTCCCTGGCGTTCTGCCTGCTGCTCTATCTTTCCTGGCCTTACATGGCCGAGCTCGTCGCCACGAGTCTGTCTCCGTCCACACGCGAGAGCGTCCGGCAGATGATCCTCGGCATGATTCCGGTCGGCGTGCTGACCTTCACCATCTGCATATCGGCGTCGCGGCTTCAGGCTTCGGGACGGCACATCAATACTCTGCTCGAATGCGTGCCGGCCATCGGCCTGCTGATTTTTGTGCTCGCCGCGCAAAACAGCGAGTCGATCATGCCGCTCGTGCTGGGCACGTCGATCGGCTTCGTGGTGCAGGCGGTATGGCTCAGGATATTGGCGCGGCGCGCGGACGGCGCGTCCGACATGCCGCGCGTCTCGATGAACGCGCCCCAGTGGCCGAAGACCATCCGCTCGATGGGCACGCTGATGGTCGGATCGGTGGTCGCCGGACTGTGGCTTCCGGTAGACCAGTACTTCATGGCGCAACAAGGCGATGGCGCGATCGCGACGCTCGGCTATGCGAACCGGCTGCTCTCGCTGCTGCTCAGCATGGGCGCGCTCGCCATCAGCCGCGCCACGCTGCCGATTCTGTCGGAGATCCTTTTTCAGGGCGATCACGTGCGCGCGCGCAGCACCGCGCTGAAGTGGTCGGGTGTCATGCTGACCGTAGGCTTGCTCGGCGCCTGCCTGGCCTATGTTCTCGCGCCGTACGCGATCAAGCTGCTGTTTCAGAAAGGCGCGTTCACCGCCGACGACACGCTCGCCGTCACCACCTTGTTCCGCTTCGGTCTGTTGCAGGTGCCGTTCTACTTCGGCATGTGCGTGCTCGTGCAGTTGTTCGCGAGCGAGATGCGCTATCGCACGATCTCCATCGTTTCGCTGCTGGGGTTCTCGGTCAAGGTGCTCTGCAATGTCCTGCTGGTGCGCCTGTATGGGGCGCAGGGCGTGCTGCTTGCGACCGGCGTCGGCGCTGCTTGCATACACGCGTGCTATATCTATCTGGCGAGATTTCGGCTTTCGCTTGCGAGTGGTCGGACAGGGATATAG
- a CDS encoding amidohydrolase, with protein MFDAKYEHSNFPRIRPEWLAQVAEPAVEPELPVIDPHHHLWDVESAFYHAPEFVADAGAGHRVLASVFVECKAHFDADAPAGFAPVGETRFAVAQAQAAARLPHGDANLVKGIVAYGDPFVANPQAVLEAHIDAGQGRMRGVRVRAAWHADPAFAAPHDGPDEHTISSPELDRYCAILTEMGLVLDLWVYHTQLDQAAALARRHPRLPIVLNHCGGPLGIGPYAGQRALVREAWSTSLARVASNENVIVKIGGLAMPRTGLSFADAAKPASCLELVERWTPYVRTCIDLFGAQRCMFESNFPVDKGSCNYVSVWNAFKIMCAGHPAAARRALLAGTANRVYALGVETLTEEAIS; from the coding sequence ATGTTCGACGCGAAGTATGAACACAGCAATTTCCCGCGCATCCGGCCCGAGTGGCTCGCGCAGGTCGCCGAGCCGGCCGTCGAGCCCGAGTTGCCGGTCATCGATCCGCATCATCATCTGTGGGATGTCGAGAGCGCGTTCTATCACGCGCCCGAGTTCGTCGCGGATGCGGGCGCGGGGCATCGCGTGCTGGCGAGCGTGTTCGTCGAATGCAAGGCGCATTTCGATGCCGACGCGCCCGCCGGATTCGCGCCCGTCGGCGAGACGCGCTTCGCCGTGGCGCAGGCGCAGGCCGCGGCGCGTCTGCCGCACGGCGATGCGAATCTCGTAAAGGGCATCGTCGCGTACGGCGATCCGTTCGTCGCGAATCCGCAGGCGGTGCTCGAAGCGCACATCGACGCGGGGCAGGGGCGCATGCGCGGCGTGCGCGTGCGCGCCGCATGGCATGCCGATCCCGCATTCGCCGCGCCCCACGATGGCCCCGACGAACACACGATCAGCTCGCCCGAACTCGACCGCTACTGCGCGATCCTCACGGAGATGGGCCTCGTGCTCGATCTGTGGGTGTACCACACGCAACTCGATCAGGCCGCCGCGCTCGCACGCCGTCATCCGCGTCTGCCGATCGTGCTGAACCACTGCGGCGGGCCGCTCGGCATCGGGCCGTATGCGGGCCAGCGCGCGCTGGTCCGCGAGGCATGGAGCACGTCGCTCGCGCGCGTGGCGTCGAACGAGAACGTCATCGTGAAGATCGGCGGCCTCGCCATGCCGCGCACGGGCCTGTCCTTCGCCGATGCCGCGAAACCCGCAAGCTGCCTCGAACTCGTCGAGCGCTGGACGCCTTATGTGCGTACCTGCATCGATCTGTTCGGCGCGCAACGCTGCATGTTCGAGAGCAATTTTCCCGTCGACAAGGGCAGTTGCAACTACGTGTCGGTGTGGAACGCATTCAAGATCATGTGCGCCGGTCATCCGGCGGCGGCGCGCCGCGCGCTGCTCGCGGGCACGGCCAATCGTGTGTACGCGCTTGGCGTCGAGACGTTGACGGAGGAGGCGATTTCATAA
- a CDS encoding AraC family transcriptional regulator: MIALLRAMAPEEGYNLTALPGVRILRSDRPLSRTPVLYDPGIVIVCQGRKRGYFGDQTYLYDEHHYLAVSVPVPFSMETDASQKRPLLALYLHLDFTLAAELAAQIDREGVPDYVQAPQSMMSTPMDDAMQTSVLRFLEAMSRPLEAAILGPGLLRELYFRVLTGAQGGSMREALAMRGQFGRIGKSLRLIHAGYGQPLDVSQLAEEAGMSIPSFHSHFKAITQVSPMQYLKSTRLHQARLLMIRQDLTAEAASLAVGYTSASQFNREFKRLFGLTPAAETRRMRASFAIPAPFADSAYVSSH, encoded by the coding sequence ATGATCGCGCTGCTTCGCGCGATGGCGCCCGAGGAAGGCTACAACCTCACGGCGCTGCCGGGCGTTCGCATCCTGCGTTCTGACCGGCCGCTGTCGCGCACGCCGGTTCTCTACGATCCCGGCATCGTGATCGTCTGTCAGGGCCGCAAACGTGGTTATTTCGGCGATCAGACATATCTATACGACGAGCATCACTATCTCGCCGTGTCGGTGCCCGTTCCGTTCAGCATGGAAACCGACGCTAGCCAGAAGCGTCCGTTGCTCGCGCTTTACCTTCACCTGGATTTCACGCTGGCCGCCGAACTGGCGGCGCAGATCGATCGTGAAGGCGTGCCGGATTACGTGCAGGCGCCTCAAAGCATGATGTCGACACCGATGGACGACGCGATGCAGACCTCCGTGTTGCGCTTCCTCGAGGCGATGAGCCGGCCGCTCGAAGCCGCGATTCTCGGCCCGGGTCTGCTGCGCGAACTCTACTTTCGCGTTCTGACCGGAGCACAGGGCGGCTCGATGCGCGAAGCCTTGGCGATGCGAGGACAGTTCGGGCGAATCGGCAAATCGCTGCGCCTCATTCATGCCGGCTATGGGCAGCCGCTGGACGTGTCACAGTTGGCCGAAGAAGCCGGAATGAGCATCCCGAGCTTCCACAGCCATTTCAAGGCGATCACTCAGGTTTCGCCGATGCAGTATCTGAAGTCGACGCGCTTGCACCAGGCGCGTCTGTTGATGATCCGCCAGGACCTGACCGCCGAGGCAGCGAGCCTCGCCGTGGGTTATACGAGCGCATCGCAGTTCAACCGGGAATTCAAGAGGCTTTTTGGCTTGACGCCAGCGGCGGAGACGCGGCGGATGCGCGCAAGCTTCGCTATCCCTGCTCCGTTTGCTGATTCGGCGTATGTGTCATCTCATTGA
- a CDS encoding oxidoreductase has translation MASSKILLITGVSSGFGRALAQEALAAGHTVVGTVRSDQAKRDFESLSANAAFARVLDVTDFDAIDGVVAEIEASVGPIDVLVNNAGYGHEGIMEESPLSEMRRQFDVNVFGAVAMMKAVIPFMRKRRQGRILNITSMGGHITMPGITYYCGSKFALEGVSEALGKEVEPFGIAVTAVAPGSFRTDWAGRSMTRTPRSIADYDSVFDPIRQAREEKSGKQLGDPRKAARAMLAAIVADHPPAHLLLGSDALRLVREKLSALEREISDWEDVTVSTDG, from the coding sequence ATGGCATCCAGCAAGATTCTGCTCATTACCGGCGTCAGCAGCGGTTTCGGCCGTGCGCTCGCACAAGAGGCGCTGGCAGCCGGGCACACGGTCGTCGGCACCGTGAGAAGCGATCAGGCAAAGCGTGACTTCGAGTCCCTGTCTGCGAACGCCGCATTCGCGCGTGTGCTCGACGTGACCGATTTCGATGCCATCGATGGCGTCGTGGCGGAAATCGAGGCGTCCGTCGGGCCCATCGACGTGCTGGTCAACAATGCCGGCTACGGGCACGAGGGCATCATGGAGGAATCGCCCTTGTCCGAGATGCGCAGACAGTTCGACGTGAACGTGTTCGGCGCCGTCGCCATGATGAAGGCCGTGATTCCGTTCATGCGCAAGCGCAGACAAGGCCGCATCCTGAACATCACGTCGATGGGCGGTCATATCACCATGCCGGGGATTACCTACTATTGCGGAAGCAAGTTCGCACTGGAGGGTGTCTCCGAAGCGCTCGGCAAGGAAGTCGAGCCGTTCGGCATCGCCGTGACAGCCGTCGCGCCGGGTTCGTTTCGCACCGACTGGGCGGGCCGCTCGATGACGCGCACGCCCCGGTCGATCGCGGATTACGATTCCGTCTTCGATCCCATCCGCCAGGCGCGCGAGGAAAAAAGCGGTAAGCAGCTGGGCGATCCCCGCAAGGCGGCGCGCGCGATGCTTGCCGCCATCGTCGCGGACCATCCTCCCGCGCATCTTTTGCTCGGTAGCGATGCGCTCCGGCTCGTGAGAGAGAAGCTGTCGGCACTGGAGCGCGAGATCAGTGACTGGGAAGACGTCACGGTTTCCACGGACGGCTGA
- a CDS encoding dienelactone hydrolase family protein has protein sequence MTHENVNISTRDGVCPVYVFTSGAATPSPAIIFYMDAGGIRPAALAMAQRLADTGYVVLLPDLFYRYGAYGPFDPVEVFKGDVRAILGPLMATTSNEKAAEDTAALLGYLDTRIDVERKPIGAVGFCMGGGMAIAAAGTYPDRFAAVASFHGGNLATDAPGSPHRHAPQLKAEVYIAAAEGDETYPPAMARRLENAFDQAGVRYCAETYAGASHGWMKPDFPVYDPVAAERGWSKMIGFFDRTLKNSN, from the coding sequence ATGACCCATGAGAACGTGAATATTTCGACTCGCGATGGCGTGTGCCCCGTGTATGTTTTCACGTCCGGCGCGGCAACACCTTCGCCCGCCATCATTTTCTATATGGATGCGGGCGGCATCCGGCCTGCCGCACTCGCCATGGCCCAGCGCCTTGCCGATACCGGATATGTCGTTCTGCTGCCCGACTTGTTCTATCGGTACGGCGCTTATGGTCCTTTTGATCCGGTGGAAGTGTTCAAGGGCGACGTGCGAGCGATCCTCGGCCCATTGATGGCGACCACGAGCAACGAAAAGGCGGCGGAGGATACAGCAGCGCTTCTGGGTTATCTCGACACGCGTATCGATGTCGAGCGCAAGCCGATAGGTGCAGTCGGCTTCTGCATGGGTGGCGGCATGGCGATCGCCGCCGCGGGCACCTATCCCGATCGCTTTGCCGCTGTGGCCAGCTTTCACGGCGGAAACCTCGCGACCGACGCACCCGGAAGCCCGCATCGCCATGCGCCGCAATTGAAAGCCGAAGTCTATATCGCAGCGGCGGAAGGCGACGAGACCTATCCGCCAGCCATGGCGCGGCGTCTCGAGAACGCGTTCGATCAGGCCGGCGTGCGGTACTGCGCTGAGACATATGCCGGTGCATCGCATGGCTGGATGAAACCGGACTTTCCCGTCTACGATCCGGTGGCCGCCGAGCGCGGATGGTCGAAGATGATCGGGTTCTTCGACCGGACACTCAAGAATTCGAATTGA
- a CDS encoding HAD family phosphatase, whose translation MNQALIKAILWDMDGTLAESESLHLRTLIAALARHGVEAGEEMHPLVFGKTGREVHALCCERFGLSVDYADWSAFRARTYLEGAPALVPRPGALEVYRAAKAAGITQAIVSNASRMLLEANLRALGIEEPSLVTISVNDVRHGKPSPEPYERAAWLLRLAPEEVIAVEDSPTGARAAIAAHMRVLAWPFDDEGAALFPAEAQVVRSPRELALALGLDGDSLCARAVSSMR comes from the coding sequence ATGAATCAAGCTTTGATCAAGGCCATTTTGTGGGATATGGACGGTACGCTCGCGGAAAGCGAGTCGCTGCATTTGCGCACGCTGATTGCGGCGCTCGCGCGTCATGGCGTGGAAGCGGGCGAGGAGATGCATCCGCTCGTCTTCGGCAAGACGGGGCGTGAAGTGCATGCGCTGTGTTGCGAGCGCTTCGGCTTGTCGGTCGATTACGCCGACTGGTCCGCGTTTCGCGCGAGGACCTATCTCGAAGGTGCGCCCGCGCTCGTGCCGCGCCCCGGCGCGCTCGAGGTCTATCGCGCCGCGAAGGCCGCGGGCATCACGCAGGCGATCGTGTCGAACGCATCGCGCATGCTGCTCGAAGCGAATCTGCGCGCGCTCGGCATCGAGGAGCCGTCGCTCGTCACCATCAGCGTCAACGATGTGCGCCACGGCAAGCCGAGCCCCGAGCCGTACGAGCGTGCGGCGTGGCTGCTGCGTCTCGCGCCCGAGGAAGTGATCGCGGTGGAAGACAGCCCGACGGGCGCGCGCGCCGCCATCGCCGCGCATATGCGGGTGCTCGCCTGGCCGTTCGACGATGAAGGCGCCGCGCTTTTCCCCGCAGAAGCGCAGGTCGTTCGCTCGCCGCGCGAACTGGCGCTGGCGTTGGGTCTCGATGGGGATTCGCTTTGCGCGCGCGCTGTATCGTCAATGAGATGA
- a CDS encoding LLM class flavin-dependent oxidoreductase: protein MTKKQMTLIGFLQAQNCSTYPGSWRHSAAMQDFTTPEYYQRIARTLEEGKFHLAFFDDRLAMPDIYGNDHAQTVENGVRAVKMDLVSILTAMGMVTSKIGLGATYSTTYYEPFHIARTFGTLDLMTKGRAAWNVVTSLNDSEAANFGESAHLEHDLRYDRADEFVETVMGHWDTWEDGALILDKESGRFADASKVHRLDHEGRFFKSRGPFTVPRSQQGHPVLIQAGQSGRGRQFASRWADLIFVVYPNLAVGKKQYAEMKQALADAGRNPDEVKISTACYTIVAESEEIAQKEREYIDALAKPIDSLALLCEVLNTDFSKRGYDDPFSDAEMAAISGWTGFRDRVVTLSGKKNPSVRDFVDFSKRARIDEFPVFCGTPKTVADQMEQWFVEGGVDGFVIAPTHVPGAYEDFVRMVVPELQRRGLFRKDYTGGTLRENLGLPIPQSGDWRKTAFPRTSKIKVA from the coding sequence ATGACCAAAAAGCAAATGACCCTGATCGGCTTTCTGCAGGCGCAGAACTGCTCGACCTATCCCGGCTCGTGGCGGCACAGCGCGGCGATGCAGGACTTCACGACGCCCGAGTATTACCAGCGCATCGCGCGCACGCTGGAAGAGGGCAAGTTTCATCTGGCGTTCTTCGACGACCGCCTCGCGATGCCCGACATCTATGGCAACGATCATGCGCAAACGGTCGAGAACGGCGTGCGCGCCGTGAAGATGGACCTGGTCTCGATCCTCACCGCGATGGGCATGGTCACGTCGAAGATCGGCCTCGGCGCGACGTATTCGACGACGTATTACGAGCCGTTCCATATTGCGCGCACGTTCGGCACACTCGATCTGATGACCAAGGGACGCGCCGCGTGGAATGTCGTGACGTCGCTGAACGATTCGGAAGCGGCGAACTTTGGCGAGAGCGCGCATCTCGAACACGATCTGCGTTACGACCGCGCCGACGAGTTCGTCGAAACCGTGATGGGCCACTGGGACACGTGGGAAGACGGCGCGCTGATTCTCGACAAGGAAAGCGGCCGGTTCGCGGATGCATCGAAAGTGCATCGTCTCGATCATGAAGGGCGCTTCTTCAAGTCGCGCGGTCCGTTCACCGTGCCACGCTCGCAGCAGGGACATCCTGTGCTGATCCAGGCGGGGCAGAGCGGGCGCGGGCGGCAGTTCGCGTCGCGCTGGGCGGATCTGATCTTCGTCGTCTATCCGAATCTCGCGGTGGGCAAGAAGCAGTACGCGGAGATGAAACAGGCGCTCGCCGACGCAGGCCGCAATCCCGATGAGGTGAAGATCTCGACCGCATGCTACACGATCGTCGCGGAGTCGGAAGAGATCGCGCAGAAGGAGCGCGAGTACATCGACGCGCTTGCGAAGCCGATCGATTCGCTCGCGCTGCTGTGCGAAGTGCTCAACACGGACTTCTCGAAGCGCGGCTACGACGATCCGTTCAGCGATGCCGAAATGGCCGCGATTTCCGGCTGGACCGGTTTCCGCGATCGCGTGGTGACGCTGTCGGGCAAGAAGAATCCTTCGGTGCGCGATTTCGTGGACTTCTCCAAGCGCGCGCGCATCGACGAGTTTCCGGTGTTCTGCGGCACGCCGAAGACGGTCGCGGATCAGATGGAGCAATGGTTCGTCGAGGGCGGCGTCGATGGCTTCGTGATCGCGCCGACGCACGTGCCCGGCGCGTACGAGGACTTCGTGCGGATGGTGGTGCCAGAACTGCAGCGGCGCGGGCTGTTCCGCAAGGACTACACGGGCGGCACGCTGCGCGAGAACCTTGGGCTGCCGATTCCGCAATCGGGAGACTGGCGCAAGACGGCGTTTCCGAGGACGTCGAAGATCAAGGTGGCTTGA